In Allomuricauda ruestringensis DSM 13258, the following proteins share a genomic window:
- the dusB gene encoding tRNA dihydrouridine synthase DusB — translation MPKIGNIELPDFPLLLAPMEDVSDPPFRKLCKEQGADVVYTEFISSEGLIRDAAKSVVKLDIYEKERPVGIQIFGAELDSMLQAVDIVEKSNPDIIDINFGCPVKKVVCKNAGAGILRDIPLMVKLTEEIVKRTKLPVTVKTRLGWDTSSIKIVEVAERLQDVGIEAISIHGRTRVQMYKGEADWKPIAEVKNNQRMHIPVFGNGDVDTPEAAVKMRDEYGLDGAMIGRASIGYPWFFKEVKHYFKTGEHSAPPTMQERVEAARRHLQMAIDWKGEKLGVFETRRHYTNYFKGIPHFKEYRMKMVTSDDAADVFAAFDEVEEKFGDYQFA, via the coding sequence TTGCCAAAAATTGGAAACATAGAACTCCCTGATTTTCCGCTTCTTCTAGCTCCGATGGAAGATGTGAGCGACCCTCCTTTCCGTAAATTGTGCAAGGAGCAGGGCGCCGATGTGGTGTATACCGAGTTTATTTCTTCCGAAGGATTGATCAGGGATGCCGCCAAAAGTGTTGTTAAACTGGATATTTATGAAAAAGAGCGTCCCGTGGGCATCCAGATTTTTGGCGCAGAACTCGACTCCATGTTACAGGCAGTGGATATTGTGGAGAAATCCAACCCGGATATCATCGATATCAATTTTGGCTGTCCTGTAAAAAAGGTGGTCTGTAAAAACGCCGGAGCAGGTATTTTGCGGGATATTCCATTGATGGTAAAGCTTACCGAAGAAATCGTAAAACGCACCAAATTGCCTGTAACGGTGAAAACCCGATTGGGGTGGGACACCAGTTCCATTAAAATTGTTGAGGTTGCCGAACGACTGCAAGATGTGGGAATTGAAGCAATTTCCATCCACGGTCGTACACGTGTTCAGATGTACAAAGGTGAGGCCGACTGGAAACCCATTGCCGAGGTAAAGAACAACCAACGGATGCATATTCCCGTATTTGGTAACGGCGATGTGGACACGCCCGAAGCGGCGGTAAAAATGCGTGATGAATACGGATTGGATGGAGCCATGATCGGAAGGGCGAGCATTGGATATCCTTGGTTTTTTAAAGAGGTGAAACACTACTTTAAAACAGGCGAACATTCAGCGCCACCCACAATGCAAGAACGTGTGGAGGCCGCTCGTAGGCATTTGCAAATGGCCATTGATTGGAAAGGTGAAAAATTAGGCGTTTTTGAAACCCGAAGACATTATACCAATTACTTTAAGGGCATACCCCATTTTAAGGAATACCGAATGAAAATGGTGACCAGCGATGATGCCGCGGATGTGTTTGCTGCTTTTGATGAGGTAGAAGAAAAATTTGGGGATTACCAGTTCGCTTAG
- the lepA gene encoding translation elongation factor 4, which translates to MEKIRNFCIIAHIDHGKSTLADRLLDFTGSVTEREKQDQLLDNMDLERERGITIKSHAIQMDYVHNGEKYVLNLIDTPGHVDFSYEVSRSIAACEGALLVVDAAQSIQAQTISNLYLALENDLEIIPVLNKVDLPSANPEEVTDDIVDLLGCKPEEVIPASAKTGLGIEEILTAIIERIPPPKGNPDESLQALVFDSVYNPFRGVETYFRVVNGEITKGQKIKFVATGKSYYADEIGTLKLTQFPKNKISTGDVGYLITGIKDAREVKVGDTITDSANPTKNPIGGFEDVKPMVFAGIYPVDTEDFEDLRSSMEKLQLNDASLVFTPESSAALGFGFRCGFLGMLHMEIIQERLEREFDMTVITTVPNVSYHAYTTKGDPDPIIVNNPTDLPDPSTIDRVEEPYIKATIITKADFVGNVMSLCIEKRGQIVNQTYLTTERVELVFDMPLAEIVFDFYDRLKTVSKGYASFDYSPTGMRASKLVRVDILLNAQPVDALSALVHFDNAYHIGKKMCEKLKELIPRQQFDIPIQAAIGSKIISRETIKALRKDVTAKCYGGDISRKRKLLEKQKKGKKRMRQVGNVEIPQQAFMAVLKLND; encoded by the coding sequence ATGGAGAAGATCAGGAATTTTTGCATCATTGCACACATTGACCACGGCAAAAGCACCTTGGCAGACCGCTTGTTGGACTTTACCGGTTCGGTGACCGAACGCGAAAAACAAGACCAGTTGCTGGACAATATGGATCTTGAGCGTGAACGGGGCATTACCATTAAGAGCCACGCTATTCAAATGGACTACGTTCACAACGGCGAAAAGTATGTGCTCAACCTGATTGATACTCCCGGACACGTTGATTTTTCATACGAAGTATCGCGTTCCATTGCCGCCTGCGAAGGTGCCCTACTGGTAGTTGATGCGGCACAAAGCATTCAGGCTCAGACCATTTCCAACCTATACTTGGCATTGGAAAACGATTTGGAAATTATTCCCGTGCTCAACAAAGTGGATCTTCCCAGTGCAAACCCAGAAGAGGTTACCGATGATATTGTAGACCTATTGGGCTGTAAACCGGAAGAGGTAATCCCGGCAAGTGCTAAAACAGGACTTGGTATCGAGGAGATTCTTACAGCAATTATTGAGCGCATACCTCCTCCCAAAGGGAATCCCGATGAGTCTCTCCAAGCTCTTGTTTTTGATTCGGTATACAATCCGTTTAGAGGTGTTGAAACCTATTTTAGGGTGGTAAACGGAGAAATCACAAAAGGGCAAAAAATAAAATTTGTGGCCACCGGAAAGTCTTACTATGCCGATGAAATTGGCACCTTAAAATTGACCCAGTTCCCTAAAAACAAGATTTCTACGGGCGATGTGGGCTATTTGATCACCGGAATAAAAGATGCTCGCGAGGTAAAAGTAGGGGATACCATCACAGATTCCGCAAACCCGACCAAAAACCCCATTGGCGGTTTCGAGGATGTAAAACCTATGGTTTTTGCAGGTATTTACCCTGTTGACACGGAAGATTTTGAGGATCTGCGTTCTTCGATGGAAAAATTGCAACTCAACGACGCCTCCTTGGTATTTACGCCTGAAAGCAGTGCTGCATTGGGCTTTGGGTTTCGATGTGGTTTCTTGGGAATGTTGCACATGGAAATCATCCAAGAACGTTTGGAACGTGAGTTTGACATGACCGTGATTACCACAGTGCCCAACGTGAGTTACCACGCATATACTACCAAAGGTGACCCAGACCCTATAATTGTCAATAACCCCACGGATTTACCGGACCCATCAACTATAGACCGCGTTGAGGAACCTTATATTAAGGCAACCATCATCACAAAAGCTGATTTTGTGGGCAACGTAATGTCGCTCTGTATTGAAAAGCGTGGACAAATTGTTAACCAGACATATCTGACCACAGAACGTGTAGAGCTGGTTTTTGATATGCCTTTGGCGGAAATCGTTTTTGATTTTTATGATCGTTTAAAAACCGTTTCCAAAGGATATGCCTCTTTTGATTATTCCCCAACAGGAATGCGTGCCTCAAAACTGGTTCGTGTGGACATCCTTTTAAATGCCCAACCTGTTGATGCACTTTCTGCCCTGGTACACTTTGACAATGCTTACCACATCGGTAAAAAAATGTGTGAAAAGCTAAAAGAGCTTATCCCAAGACAGCAGTTCGATATTCCGATCCAGGCTGCCATTGGCTCCAAAATTATTTCTAGGGAAACCATAAAAGCGCTACGGAAAGACGTTACCGCCAAATGTTATGGTGGGGATATTTCACGTAAGCGTAAATTGTTGGAAAAGCAGAAAAAGGGTAAAAAGCGGATGCGCCAAGTAGGTAATGTGGAAATTCCACAACAAGCCTTTATGGCCGTGCTGAAGCTTAATGATTAA
- a CDS encoding MBL fold metallo-hydrolase encodes MTIYPIETGNFKLDGGAMFGVVPKSIWNRTNPADGNNMIDLAARCLLIEDGDRLILIDNGLGNKQSEKFFSYYYLWGDHSLDRSLKNAGFHRDDVTDVFLTHLHFDHCGGSIQWNKDRSGYEPAFKNARFWTNKDHWEWATKPNAREKASFLKENLLPMQQSGQLHFVDRKEGSFVEKSELGFGIHFVDGHTDKQMLPHLNYKGKTLVFVADLIPTAGHIPLPYVMGYDTRPLLTLKEKLDFLNAAVENDWLLLFEHDAHNQICTLKQTEKGARLDQLFSYDELFKMQ; translated from the coding sequence ATGACAATTTATCCCATAGAGACCGGTAATTTTAAATTAGATGGAGGTGCCATGTTCGGCGTGGTTCCCAAGTCTATTTGGAACAGAACCAACCCTGCAGACGGCAATAATATGATCGATCTTGCAGCCCGTTGCCTTTTGATCGAAGATGGCGACAGGCTTATTTTGATTGATAATGGCTTGGGCAACAAACAATCCGAAAAGTTTTTTAGCTATTACTATCTCTGGGGCGACCATTCCTTGGACAGGTCCTTGAAAAATGCCGGTTTTCATCGTGATGATGTTACCGATGTTTTTTTGACCCATCTGCATTTTGATCATTGTGGAGGCAGTATCCAATGGAACAAGGACCGTTCCGGGTATGAACCAGCCTTTAAAAATGCCCGTTTTTGGACCAACAAAGATCACTGGGAATGGGCCACCAAACCCAATGCCAGGGAAAAGGCTTCATTTTTAAAAGAGAACCTATTGCCCATGCAACAGAGCGGACAGCTCCATTTTGTGGACAGAAAAGAGGGTTCCTTTGTGGAAAAGTCCGAACTCGGTTTCGGCATCCACTTTGTGGATGGCCATACCGATAAGCAAATGCTCCCTCATTTAAACTATAAGGGCAAGACCTTGGTTTTTGTGGCCGACCTAATTCCGACCGCGGGCCATATTCCCCTACCCTATGTAATGGGGTACGATACCCGCCCTTTACTGACCTTAAAAGAAAAATTAGATTTTTTAAATGCTGCTGTGGAAAACGATTGGCTCTTGCTGTTTGAACACGATGCCCACAACCAAATATGTACTCTTAAACAAACTGAAAAAGGAGCTCGTTTGGATCAGCTGTTTTCCTATGACGAACTATTCAAAATGCAATAA
- a CDS encoding SLC13 family permease translates to MDSDLIITIVIICIGIVLFIKDYFSIDTTSIIIMALFIVAGVLSPKEGFSGFNHPATLTLGCMFVVSAGVFNSGILDGLGHRIIKLAKIHYSIALITFCLIAGMFSAFVNDTAVVALLLPIALTVCRETKISPGMLLIPISFSALFGGTCTLIGTSTNILVSSYTEEYGLEGFGMFEFSLAALCLAIIGFAYIFFVAPLLLPKAEKEQNALAKEAEKYITELLVEKDCLDIKKPLHKSRLVNDHNVQVLAILRAGSLKHDIGPETFILEGDVMKVMIPPKALNGIRSLKGYKITGDKQLDEAELEKHIYEVIVPFGSKLTEGSLRSLNFRRQYNGSVLAIRQRGEILYEKLADVKLTEGDMLLILGTGADVDALVAQNLVVALSEHKHGKVNLKKAIPALVIAVGVVLAASLNLTSILISSMVGALLLVATSTLKPKEAYEAVEWKVIFMMAGVLSMGTALEKTGGAEKIALFIEQTLGSYDAQVTLSILYLVTFLSTNVLSSKATAALMTPIVISLAAAMEVSERPFLVAVMFACSLTFMTPVSYPTNTMVYAPGNYKFNDFLKVGTPLNIIIWIAATFVIPYFFPFK, encoded by the coding sequence ATGGACAGCGATTTGATCATTACCATTGTCATCATCTGCATAGGGATTGTCCTTTTTATAAAGGACTATTTTTCTATAGATACCACATCCATCATTATTATGGCCCTGTTCATAGTGGCGGGCGTCCTTAGTCCAAAAGAAGGTTTTTCGGGTTTTAACCATCCGGCCACCTTAACACTTGGGTGTATGTTCGTGGTAAGTGCCGGGGTGTTCAACTCAGGAATCTTGGATGGTCTTGGCCATAGGATCATAAAGCTGGCCAAAATACATTACAGCATTGCCCTGATCACATTTTGCCTCATTGCGGGCATGTTTTCCGCTTTTGTGAACGATACAGCCGTAGTGGCACTACTTTTGCCCATTGCCCTTACCGTTTGTAGGGAAACCAAAATTTCCCCGGGGATGCTGTTGATCCCCATATCATTTTCAGCACTTTTTGGGGGCACCTGTACCTTGATAGGCACCTCCACCAATATTTTGGTGAGCAGTTACACCGAAGAATATGGGCTGGAGGGCTTTGGGATGTTCGAATTCAGTTTGGCGGCACTTTGTTTGGCCATAATTGGCTTTGCCTACATCTTTTTTGTGGCGCCCCTTCTGTTGCCCAAGGCAGAAAAGGAACAGAACGCACTTGCCAAAGAAGCTGAAAAGTACATTACCGAATTACTGGTGGAAAAGGATTGTCTCGACATCAAAAAACCGTTGCATAAATCCAGATTGGTCAATGATCACAATGTACAGGTTCTGGCCATACTGAGGGCGGGTTCGCTCAAGCACGACATTGGCCCCGAAACATTTATATTGGAAGGAGACGTAATGAAAGTTATGATTCCCCCGAAAGCACTCAACGGCATCCGAAGCTTAAAAGGATATAAGATCACTGGGGACAAACAGTTGGACGAAGCAGAACTTGAGAAACACATTTATGAGGTTATTGTTCCCTTTGGTTCCAAACTGACAGAGGGATCTCTTCGCTCCCTTAATTTTAGGAGACAATACAATGGCTCTGTCCTGGCCATAAGGCAGCGTGGGGAAATTTTGTATGAAAAGCTCGCCGATGTAAAGTTGACAGAAGGGGACATGTTACTGATTTTGGGCACCGGGGCCGATGTGGACGCATTGGTTGCCCAGAACCTAGTGGTGGCCCTTTCCGAGCACAAGCACGGAAAAGTCAATTTAAAAAAAGCCATTCCTGCCCTTGTTATTGCAGTGGGGGTGGTGCTTGCGGCTTCGCTTAATCTTACCTCCATTTTGATCAGCAGTATGGTTGGCGCTCTGTTGTTGGTGGCCACCTCCACCTTAAAACCAAAGGAAGCTTACGAAGCAGTGGAATGGAAGGTCATTTTTATGATGGCAGGTGTGCTTTCCATGGGAACGGCCCTTGAAAAAACCGGAGGGGCCGAAAAAATTGCCCTTTTTATAGAGCAGACCTTGGGAAGTTACGATGCCCAAGTTACCCTGAGCATTTTGTACTTGGTCACTTTTTTGAGCACCAATGTGCTCTCCAGCAAAGCCACAGCGGCCCTTATGACCCCGATAGTAATTAGTCTTGCCGCGGCAATGGAGGTGAGTGAGCGGCCTTTTTTGGTCGCGGTGATGTTTGCTTGCTCCCTTACTTTTATGACGCCCGTAAGCTATCCCACCAATACCATGGTCTATGCGCCGGGAAACTACAAGTTCAATGATTTTTTAAAGGTAGGGACACCGCTTAATATCATTATCTGGATTGCCGCCACTTTTGTAATCCCTTACTTTTTTCCTTTTAAATAA
- a CDS encoding cation:proton antiporter gives MLELAGIIILGIIAQWVAWRFKLPAILPLILIGLLVGPIATLYTEDGSKLIEPIWNGEKGLFPGEGLYYFVSLAISVILFEGGLTLKRAEISNVGPVITKLITIGTIVTFFGAGVAAHYIFGLSWQISFLFSGLIIVTGPTVITPILRNIPLKKDVSAVLKWEGILIDPIGALVAVLVFEFISVGEGQAFTQTALIEFGKIILFGTTFGFTFAHALAFAIKKNFIPHYLLNVVSLSTVLLVYVESDLFAHESGLLAVVVMGMVMGNMNLPNLKELLYFKESLSVLLISILFILLAANINVSDMELIYNWNTVALFAVIVFIIRPLGVFLSSQGSNLKLNEKLFIGWVGPRGIVAAGIASLFGSKLMLRGEPGAEYITPLVFMIVLGTVLLNATTARLFAKLVGVFLKKSEGILIIGASKLSRLIGNYLRKNNRHVVLIDNNQSNVDKAKKLGLEALSANIFSDTLVDNIELNDMGYLMALTGNSDINKFAIDKFQKQFGENGAFRLVNTEEVNDPENNPKEGLFSHTDDFIQLMDTVRKHPVIHEIELEDKEHYDKLIDITYEERDIVPLFTKSPDGSIEIIPANSKDFTPKGEGYKLVYLGKEIEVAKEGENPKTD, from the coding sequence ATGCTAGAACTTGCGGGAATTATAATTCTTGGCATTATTGCACAGTGGGTGGCTTGGCGATTTAAATTGCCGGCCATTTTACCTTTAATTTTGATTGGTTTATTGGTGGGCCCCATCGCAACCTTATACACAGAAGATGGGTCAAAATTAATAGAGCCCATCTGGAACGGCGAAAAAGGGCTGTTCCCGGGAGAGGGACTTTATTATTTTGTGTCCTTGGCCATTAGTGTTATTCTTTTTGAAGGCGGTCTTACCCTTAAACGGGCAGAAATATCCAACGTAGGACCCGTAATTACCAAATTGATCACCATTGGAACCATAGTCACATTTTTTGGGGCGGGTGTTGCAGCTCACTATATTTTTGGGCTGTCGTGGCAAATTTCATTTTTGTTCTCTGGGCTGATTATCGTTACCGGACCTACGGTTATTACACCTATTTTGAGAAACATTCCTCTCAAAAAAGACGTGTCGGCCGTGTTAAAATGGGAAGGAATCCTGATCGATCCCATCGGAGCACTGGTTGCCGTATTGGTTTTTGAATTCATCAGTGTAGGGGAAGGGCAGGCGTTTACACAAACAGCGCTCATCGAGTTTGGCAAAATTATTCTGTTCGGGACCACTTTTGGGTTTACGTTCGCCCACGCACTGGCTTTCGCCATAAAAAAGAACTTTATTCCACATTATCTGTTGAACGTGGTTTCCCTGTCCACCGTACTCCTTGTTTATGTGGAGTCGGACCTGTTTGCCCACGAATCCGGTCTGTTGGCCGTGGTGGTCATGGGTATGGTCATGGGAAATATGAACCTACCCAATCTTAAAGAACTGCTTTATTTTAAGGAATCCCTTAGTGTGTTGTTGATTTCGATTCTCTTTATCCTGTTGGCGGCCAACATCAATGTTAGCGACATGGAGCTGATCTACAACTGGAACACGGTCGCTCTTTTTGCAGTAATCGTATTTATAATACGGCCCTTGGGGGTGTTTTTAAGTTCGCAGGGATCCAATTTAAAACTCAATGAGAAACTTTTTATTGGCTGGGTCGGTCCACGAGGGATCGTTGCTGCGGGTATTGCTTCGCTTTTCGGTTCTAAATTAATGTTAAGGGGAGAACCTGGGGCCGAATACATCACCCCTTTGGTTTTTATGATTGTTTTGGGTACGGTACTATTAAATGCCACTACGGCACGTTTGTTTGCCAAGCTAGTTGGTGTGTTCTTAAAAAAGTCCGAAGGCATTTTAATTATTGGCGCATCCAAGCTATCCCGACTTATTGGCAATTATTTGAGAAAGAACAATAGGCATGTAGTACTGATAGACAATAACCAAAGCAATGTTGATAAAGCAAAGAAATTAGGTTTGGAAGCCCTTTCGGCCAATATTTTCTCCGATACGCTTGTAGACAATATTGAGTTGAACGACATGGGTTATTTAATGGCACTTACAGGGAACTCCGATATTAACAAGTTTGCCATAGATAAATTCCAAAAACAATTTGGTGAAAACGGAGCGTTTCGTTTGGTAAACACCGAAGAGGTGAATGACCCGGAGAACAACCCAAAAGAAGGACTCTTTTCCCATACGGATGATTTTATCCAACTGATGGATACTGTACGAAAGCATCCGGTTATCCACGAAATTGAATTGGAGGATAAGGAACACTACGACAAGTTGATTGACATTACCTACGAAGAGCGGGATATTGTTCCGTTGTTCACAAAATCTCCCGATGGAAGCATTGAAATCATTCCAGCAAACAGTAAGGACTTTACCCCTAAAGGTGAAGGCTACAAACTGGTTTATTTGGGTAAAGAGATAGAAGTGGCAAAAGAGGGAGAGAATCCCAAAACAGATTAA
- a CDS encoding outer membrane beta-barrel family protein, whose product MKNHTATFLLVFFAICGAYGQTFTISGKVVDEQNQIIPYANILLLQATDSTFVQGTSADEKGFFVLSEVEPDLYLLQASYVGRGSEPRPLDIAKDVSLGALIIPLENNELDEVVVSAQRPKLKRLPDRLVFSVENTVVSQGTSWDILKSTPGVIVNQDDLLIRGQNATVYLNDRKVQLSGQEVRDLLQGLSGTNIKSVEVIANPPARYDAEGGPILNIVTSKNIVPGYKGSINGTFSQAVFPKFSMGTSHYYKTDKLNLFANYTINPKKDVNKTKKGINFMDDANDVFSVWDTDYNQTDRSQSQNASFILDYDFDDRNSLNVTSNLLFNLDQEQQTLLSNEMRNAQAQLDSTFTTQNNANMDNTNLAFDLTYVHKLRKEGAQIRANGHYTYFNGETFQRLASDYFDADGTFLRDFGFDSDTDQEIRIFTGQLDYSTPIGNASFETGAKISSITSENKVNFFNFNGSSNTVDSSLSDLYTYDENVYAAYMSFVKNWEKWSMKLGVRGELTEAEGRSLTLNETNTQDFFEPFPSFYLLYSPSGKHSFSFDYGRNINRPKYNDLNPFRFFYNENDYEEGNPGLRPSFSNNFNLNYTLKSEYFFDIYYRDNGSNISYLVFQDNDNQTLVELKQNVLESKSYGLDFTLSKSILPPWYMYAYTSIFHEEETFLAEQSGNVPFTNEVNGVYAYVGNYLTLSSDGTFTGEVAATYISRFLFGSYVSDEQFNLTIGLRKTLFDNKITLSLAAEDILEQYVPTYRSQYLNQDNFYRRRPETQFIRFGFTYNFGNFRLEDNQRGIDKNERDRLESQN is encoded by the coding sequence ATGAAGAACCACACCGCTACTTTTTTATTGGTGTTTTTTGCAATATGCGGCGCATACGGCCAAACCTTTACAATTTCTGGTAAGGTCGTGGACGAACAGAATCAGATTATTCCCTACGCCAACATTTTGCTGCTTCAGGCTACCGATTCCACATTTGTTCAAGGGACATCTGCCGACGAGAAAGGCTTTTTTGTACTGTCCGAAGTGGAACCGGACCTCTATTTGTTACAGGCAAGTTATGTGGGCAGGGGCTCCGAACCCAGACCTTTGGATATTGCCAAGGATGTTTCCTTGGGCGCTTTGATTATTCCTTTAGAAAACAACGAACTGGATGAGGTTGTGGTATCGGCTCAGCGCCCTAAATTAAAAAGATTACCAGACAGACTGGTCTTTTCGGTAGAAAATACAGTGGTTTCACAAGGAACTTCATGGGATATTCTAAAAAGCACCCCTGGTGTAATCGTAAACCAAGATGATTTATTGATTCGTGGCCAAAACGCCACAGTTTACCTTAATGATCGAAAGGTCCAATTGTCCGGACAAGAAGTTCGGGATTTGTTGCAGGGACTTTCGGGCACCAATATTAAATCTGTTGAAGTAATTGCAAATCCTCCTGCAAGGTATGATGCCGAAGGAGGCCCTATTTTGAACATCGTTACCAGCAAAAACATTGTTCCGGGATACAAGGGAAGCATCAACGGGACATTTAGCCAAGCTGTTTTTCCAAAATTCAGTATGGGTACCAGCCATTATTACAAAACTGACAAACTCAACCTGTTTGCCAACTATACCATCAATCCAAAGAAGGACGTGAACAAAACGAAAAAGGGCATCAATTTTATGGATGATGCCAATGATGTTTTTTCCGTTTGGGATACGGATTATAATCAAACGGATAGGTCGCAGTCGCAAAATGCAAGTTTTATTCTGGATTATGATTTTGATGACAGAAACAGTTTGAATGTGACCTCCAACCTGCTTTTTAATTTAGATCAAGAGCAGCAAACATTGCTCAGCAACGAAATGAGGAATGCCCAAGCCCAATTGGACTCCACATTTACCACCCAGAACAACGCCAATATGGACAACACCAACTTGGCGTTTGACCTCACCTATGTTCACAAACTAAGAAAGGAAGGGGCACAGATACGAGCCAATGGGCATTACACCTATTTTAACGGGGAGACGTTCCAACGCCTTGCATCCGATTATTTTGATGCGGACGGCACTTTTTTACGGGACTTTGGGTTTGATTCCGATACTGATCAAGAGATTAGAATTTTTACCGGGCAGTTGGATTATTCCACACCAATTGGCAATGCATCTTTTGAAACGGGAGCAAAGATCTCGTCGATTACTTCCGAAAACAAGGTGAACTTTTTCAACTTTAATGGCTCTAGCAATACGGTTGATTCTTCCTTATCGGATTTGTACACCTATGATGAAAATGTGTATGCAGCCTACATGAGCTTTGTGAAGAATTGGGAGAAATGGTCGATGAAGTTAGGAGTTCGTGGAGAGCTTACGGAGGCCGAGGGGAGGTCGTTGACCTTGAACGAGACCAATACGCAGGACTTTTTTGAACCGTTCCCATCGTTTTATTTGCTCTATTCACCATCGGGCAAGCACAGTTTTTCTTTTGATTATGGAAGGAATATTAACCGTCCCAAGTACAACGACCTTAATCCCTTTCGCTTTTTCTACAACGAAAATGATTACGAAGAGGGAAACCCCGGTTTGAGACCCAGCTTTAGCAACAACTTTAACTTAAACTATACGCTCAAAAGCGAATATTTCTTCGACATTTACTATCGGGACAATGGCAGTAACATTTCGTACCTGGTCTTTCAGGACAATGACAATCAAACCTTGGTGGAGCTTAAGCAGAATGTGTTGGAAAGCAAATCCTACGGTTTGGACTTTACTTTGAGCAAATCCATTTTGCCCCCATGGTATATGTACGCCTACACATCAATTTTTCATGAGGAAGAAACCTTTTTGGCGGAGCAAAGCGGAAATGTACCCTTTACCAACGAGGTAAATGGGGTGTATGCCTATGTGGGCAATTATTTAACGTTGTCCAGTGATGGAACGTTCACGGGAGAGGTGGCCGCAACGTACATTTCCCGGTTTCTTTTTGGTTCTTACGTATCGGACGAGCAGTTTAATTTGACGATTGGGTTGCGAAAAACTTTGTTCGACAATAAGATAACCCTTTCGCTTGCGGCAGAGGATATTTTGGAGCAATATGTGCCCACCTATCGTTCGCAGTACCTTAACCAAGACAACTTTTATCGCAGACGTCCCGAAACGCAGTTTATCCGCTTTGGTTTCACCTATAATTTTGGGAATTTTAGATTAGAGGATAATCAGAGGGGCATCGACAAAAATGAGCGCGACAGACTAGAATCGCAAAACTAG